A genome region from Anastrepha ludens isolate Willacy chromosome 3, idAnaLude1.1, whole genome shotgun sequence includes the following:
- the LOC128858183 gene encoding RNA-binding protein Ro60: protein MEFDAKVKLQRFCYLGRFEPVYIHLRGSIDVGNYWPQLQVLCQALDDAAMLLILKQALQETTLVRRDESLFAYAVYLASDVDIKWKTSLRKAFPALILNDEDLFLFCKYATLIQREQKHKGFTNTVRKAITSWYENQTPEELCQMWLTHRGAHGFTHKSLIKICHINDETIGAVGVVTPFFKTCTELLKASESSDDAATIENRTDASAHTDEEQQAVTSTVADNENTKSNTEISPSAVLSVSKLRTTKNKAEALKIIRKFKLRYNQVPGHLLRFGPVMEALIPTMSYLQLLKSWRNLARYNHFDNPKIMKLCQTLFENKKLLRKDNIHPIVFLMQMRDLGIHNDLAKLAPKRVEAMKMPLLKQLYQQSFGNNQSNGLRMHITINIQKNYRKKNLKNHKKLGFLEAAVALAFGYYKQEKEVDVFYWCDEKLSLGKMLWKREITVEDALDVCNVFDVTKTTQRLIVPILRAMESKQVYDVFLVIVPTAGRGNPKQSSEFLCKFLDKYREKRNPKAKFVILELLKFRKSMRYSETRNENILEICGLDENTTNLINNFALNHFG, encoded by the exons ATGGAGTTTGACGCAAAGGTCAAGTTACAACGCTTTTGCTATCTTGGCAGATTTGAGCCCGTCTATATACATCTGCGTGGCTCAATCGATGTGGGTAACTATTGGCCGCAGTTACAGGTTCTCTGCCAAGCTTTGGACGATGCCGCAATGCTTTTGATTTTGAAGCAAGCGTTACAGGAGACTACGCTCGTGCGACGTGATGAG TCGCTGTTCGCGTACGCGGTTTACTTAGCTAGCGATGTCGACATTAAATGGAAGACATCGTTGAGGAAAGCCTTTCCGGCGTTAATACTAAATGATGAAGATCTTTTCTTATTCTGCAAATATGCTACACTCATACAACGCGAGCAAAAACATAAGGGATTCACCAATACAGTACGTAAAGCCATAACATCCTGGTATGAGAATCAAACGCCGGAAGAGCTATGCCAAATGTGGCTTACGCATCGTGGTGCACATGGTTTTACGCACAAATCACTTATAAAGATATGCCACATTAATGACGAAACCATCGGTGCTGTGGGTGTGGTTACCCCATTTTTCAAAACCTGTACTGAATTACTTAAAGCTTCTGAATCAAGTGACGACGCTGCAACTATTGAAAATCGTACAGATGCGAGCGCACATACCGATGAAGAGCAACAAGCGGTTACATCCACTGTCGCAGACAATGAAAATACCAAAAGTAACACTGAAATATCACCATCAGCTGTCTTGTCCGTAAGCAAACTTCGCACAACCAAGAATAAGGCAGAGGCGTTGAAAATCATACGTAAATTTAAGTTACGTTACAATCAAGTGCCGGGACACTTGTTACGATTTGGCCCTGTCATGGAGGCATTAATACCAACAATGTCGTATTTGCAGCTGTTAAAAAGTTGGCGCAATTTGGCACGTTACAATCACTTTGATAATCCAAAGATAATGAAACTATGTCAAACATTATTCGAGAACAAGAAGCTATTGCGCAAGGACAATATTCATCCAATTGTGTTTCTTATGCAGATGCGCGACTTGGGTATTCACAATGACTTAGCAAAG ttgGCACCCAAAAGGGTCGAAGCGATGAAGATGCCACTGTTGAAGCAGCTCTACCAGCAGTCATTTGGTAACAACCAAAGCAATGGCTTGCGTATGCACATCACAATCAATATACAAAAGAATTACAGGAAAA AAAATTTAAAGAACCACAAAAAATTGGGATTTCTTGAGGCCGCTGTAGCACTGGCGTTCGGTTActataaacaagaaaaggaagTTGATGTATTCTATTGGTGCGATGAAAAacttagtttgggaaaaatgctTTGGAAGCGAGAGATTACCGTAGAAGATGCGCTTGACGTGTGCAATGTGTTTGAT GTAACCAAAACCACGCAACGTTTAATAGTGCCAATTTTACGCGCTATGGAAAGTAAGCAAGTATATGATGTCTTCTTGGTGATTGTGCCCACAGCTGGCCGTGGTAATCCCAAACAAAGCTCTGAATTTCTTTGCAAATTTTTGGACAAATATCGCGAAAAGAGGAACCCGAAAGCAAA GTTCGTCATACTTGAGTTACTCAAGTTTCGCAAATCAATGCGTTATTCGGAAACACGCAATGAAAACATACTTGAAATTTGTGGCCTAGATGAGAATACCACAAATTTGATAAATAACTTTGCTTTGAATCATTTTGGCTAA